Within Topomyia yanbarensis strain Yona2022 chromosome 2, ASM3024719v1, whole genome shotgun sequence, the genomic segment TAGTTATATTTCCATCAATACGTCAATTACTTTTAAATACATCAGTTTTCTCCTCAAGTTATAAAAAGTATTGTCAATACTCGACAATAGTATTGTCTCATCTAAAGCGTAACAACAAACAATAATGGTGACATGTCATAATTTCACGGCGAATTTCCAGTGTTGACAATTTAGCGGGCGTAAAATCTTAGGCGGAATAACATTCTGCAAATAAATATGGCGTATTGAGTTTTAATCCGATTTAAACTTAATTAATCACTTTTGTTCATTTGCTTCTTCGTAATACTATGAGTTACCTATTTGTCAACCATATAAGTTTGTTAAACGATTATTTCAGGCTTTATCCGTAAAATAGGATTTGATTTTGGTATCGTAATATTGGCTAGCAGTTTTCTCGCATATGTGAAATTGGAATtccgcccttttcaaatgttggtCTAGATttgttctatgctatattttaccccaaggagaaaaattgggaaaacaccaaaatttctcactagggcgaaaatttttattccgacaaaaagttagtatcggtttctgatgagacaaagtcgaaacgcggcaatatttaaaaaaaaactatttgtttctATATTAATCAGAAAATAGTTCCTTCTTAATTCTTTGTTGAaagcatgaaaataaaaatattacacATTTTCAAAGATGCTCATATTCTACTTTCTTCGCTCACCCAGGGCAAAATGTTCCCAATTTCAGTGTAATATGCCCTACCACAAAAGGATAGTGTGgcccacagcaatcggtgagaTTACCCCACAACAATAGGGTTACATGCCCTAAtcgaattattaaaatttgtatCATGCTTAAAATGGTCATACATTGTATGAAACCTTGCTTTATCTAAAGAAAATCAATATTATTGTTAATCAAAGCTCATAATTGGCTCAATTGTTCAATAGTTACTTTGTGGTTGTGCTAAAAATGGGGCATACCATTCAGAACCTAGAAGGGCGTTTTGTCCGGTGAGGAGCTGTTGTGaaaacatgaataattctacacgcaCACATATCAAGTTGCTCGAATTAATTCTACTAAATCCGGCTTCTCCCAAATGGTTGAAATGCTTATAGAAATTTAGTGGGAACTTACATCGAAATGGCTCATTCGAAACttaaaaatgtcaaactaacttagtacgttgatttcgtGAAATTATACTGTTGTCAGTTATTTTTACGTTTCAAATAATTGTtcactgccgtgatacgcattaGAGTCCAATTTGCTATGAATTTCCTATAcatatgggactgttatgcttaTCACGACTGAGGGCGTATGACTAAccgaatggctggcgtccaaaaggggctaacccacattttgcatttctaggtgtcatgcataaatgacgtagcattttggggggtacaGAGGGAATatcaaatttgtgacgaagtgtgacgaggaggagggtagggtcagaaattgtgcgacgtagcattaagtttaatttttttttgacgggcatcaaaacccattgattagagaaaacaatttaatgttcctccattcctaaGTTATTTTTCAAGCAATCGGTTGGAAAATGATAACGTAGCAAATTTTTTGGTACCGAAGGTtccggaaaatgtttttttttgctataattcAAGATTTTGAGAGACTACGACAGTTTTCAAACATTGTTTGatgttgcatttgatgagaaTTTCAACCTGTACTAGATCACTTGCGACTTTTGAGACTTTTTTGGTTTTATCAGCTTCAACTTACTTGGTGTCTGCGCCTGCTCGTACGACTTGAGCATTTTGCTCTGCTCCTTCAGCTTCCGTAAGAGTACCTCGTTCTTTTGTCGCTCCATGCTGAGTTCTAGGCAAAGCTGAGCTTTGCTTTTGGAGTCAATGGGAGATAGAACCCTAAAAAAAGAAAGAATTAGCACAACAAACCAGCAGAACAGACCTAAAAACTACTCATAACTCACGGATGATTGAAAATTGTAGAGGAGGATGGCCTCTTTTCAGGATCGGGATGCATCATCATTTTGATCAACTCGTTAAACTCCCGGCTGATTCCGGGTAGGTCGGGAAAGTTACCATTACGCAGCATATGCCACTCGGGTCCATTCTTTGGTAGGGGACCTCCACCGGCAGCTTCGTACAGCGTGATACCCAATGAAAAAATATCCGCTTTTGGTAGATTGGAAAAATCTTCCTGTAAAATTTCGTTCGGAAGGTAACGACAATCGCCTTCTTCAACCTGGGGATCATTCACCGAAGTAACGTGTCCAAGGTCGCCAATTTTGAAAGTTATCATGTATTCGTTGTCCAAGTCTTCATAAATGTCTTCGAAGCCATCATCAGCACTATCAGGATGATGAATCACTCCTGTGCAGGACGGTCGGATTGGTACTTTGGTGAGAAAAATGTTTCCAGCTTTCAGATCCATATGCACGAGATCGTTTGAGTGTATATATTTGAGTCCTTCGGCGATGTGCAGCAACAGCATTCGAAGTTCAGATTCTTTCAGGATTCGTTCCTGGAGCAGAGTATGTAGACTTCCTCCATTGCAAAATTCATTCTGAATAAGCATGTGATTGTTCTCGGCCCACGCCGAGTAATAACGTACGACGTTGTCATGCTTTCCTAATACAGCATGCGCATATACTTCGTTTAACGCCGTCTTTTCAAAGGAACTTCCTGCCACCGGTTTAATACTTTTCTTGATCGCATACACACATCCATCCAATCGATTTAAACATTGGTAGACTTCTCCAAACTCTCCAACACCGAGTAGGGACAGTTCCAGGAACTCCTTTTCATAGCGAGAGATATTTGAATCCTGAAGTGCCAATCGCTTCGGAGCCTGTCGTACTTCGCCGTAATCATCCTCTAGCAAGCTGGATGTTTTAAGTGTATCACTAACAAGCTTCTGCGTTTGAAAGAAGCCCCAGCTCTGCCGCGTAGGCTGCTGGTTTACCTTGTTACAAGTAAAAGTAACTGGGAAGCTAGTGCTTAACAAGTTATCATTCCCATCCTGACCTGAACGAGTTCGCTTTTTCGTTCTCATGAACATTCCCGGTGGCGTGAAAGGATTTACATTTGCCGACGCCATCACATTTTCATAGTTACGATGCAAGGGAACTGCCCGAGGTTTCTCGTAAATCATTTGATCGTGCCCATCGATCGGGTTCGCTAACAAATCCGCATCTTTGGTGGTAGCATTGATAAGTGCTTTCATGTATTTACTTGTCGACTTTTGAATAATTGTCTTTGGGGTTGCCGGCGAATCAAACAGCCGCAGAGCTCGTACTTTTCGGTACGGCGGAGATACCGACGGCTGCTTCCGGGGACTTACTGTCAACGCAGCTCGCCGGTAATCTCCACTAATATTTTCATCATCCGGCGATGCTCCAAAGGTAAGCTTTCGGGGCATTACGACGGATCGATCTGGAGACGGTAGCTCGACGCTTGAATTCATATCAGGCGATGAATCTACTCCACTACTTTCAGTATAAATATCCATTGAACTGAAAACGATTTGCTTCGtttgaaataaatgtaaaagaaGAGCGACAGTCACTTACCTTCTAAACTCATGCAATTCCAATATATTTAACAAA encodes:
- the LOC131682114 gene encoding wee1-like protein kinase; translated protein: MDIYTESSGVDSSPDMNSSVELPSPDRSVVMPRKLTFGASPDDENISGDYRRAALTVSPRKQPSVSPPYRKVRALRLFDSPATPKTIIQKSTSKYMKALINATTKDADLLANPIDGHDQMIYEKPRAVPLHRNYENVMASANVNPFTPPGMFMRTKKRTRSGQDGNDNLLSTSFPVTFTCNKVNQQPTRQSWGFFQTQKLVSDTLKTSSLLEDDYGEVRQAPKRLALQDSNISRYEKEFLELSLLGVGEFGEVYQCLNRLDGCVYAIKKSIKPVAGSSFEKTALNEVYAHAVLGKHDNVVRYYSAWAENNHMLIQNEFCNGGSLHTLLQERILKESELRMLLLHIAEGLKYIHSNDLVHMDLKAGNIFLTKVPIRPSCTGVIHHPDSADDGFEDIYEDLDNEYMITFKIGDLGHVTSVNDPQVEEGDCRYLPNEILQEDFSNLPKADIFSLGITLYEAAGGGPLPKNGPEWHMLRNGNFPDLPGISREFNELIKMMMHPDPEKRPSSSTIFNHPVLSPIDSKSKAQLCLELSMERQKNEVLLRKLKEQSKMLKSYEQAQTPNTRKCRPNSSRELTVSDRKLRSYSRKKRPTNLIAARRGIRDNSKSKEY